AAAGCAATATAAAAAAGTGGTAGACGGCTTATCTGAAAATCCATATTTACTTACGTTTTATTATTTTCCTAAAGATATTTGGCGAAGTATTTACTCTACGAATTTAATTGAGTCGTTTAATAAGCAAATTAAGAAATATTTCAATTGTAACGACAAATACATGGTCAGCATTGCGAACAGTAGCTAAACGGTGGGCAATTACAATCGTTGTCTGGTTTTTCGAAAGCTCAGTTGGATCAACCTTTCTGTCTCTGTATCGAATGCTGAAGTTGCTTCATCGAGTATTAAAATAGGTGAATTTTTTAAAAACATTCGTGCAATGGATGAGTGACCATGGCACCGTAATTTAAGGTAGAAAAAAGCTTCAAAATGATGGGTAGATTCCATCTCATATAGTTTCTGGTGGCTGTCAACTATATAAAAGAAGAACCTTTAATCCATCAATAGACTAAAGGTTCTTTCGTTTATTTCATACGGCATTAAATTAGCTACTTAAGTTTTTAAAATTAATTAGCAGTTTGTTTACTTTCAATTAAATGGATACCAAGCATTTCTGTTGCTGCTGTATGAACTTTTTCTAAAAGTTCTGGGTTTTCCATTAAGGAAATACCAAATGAAGGTACCATTTCTTTGATTTTTGGTTCCCATTCTTTCATGCGTTCAGGGAAACATTTTTTAATTACTTGAAGCATAACAGAGGTAGCTGTAGATGCACCTGGAGAAGCTCCAAGTAATGCAGCGATTGATCCGTCTGCAGCTGTCACAACTTCTGTACCAAATTGAAGTGTTCCTTTTCCGCCTGCTTCTGTATCTTTGATAACTTGTACACGTTGACCAGCGATTACGATTTCCCAATCTTCCGCTTTTGCGTTTGGAATAAATTCACGTAATTCTTCCACGCGTTGTTCTTTTGATAACATTAATTGTTGAATTAAGTATTTGGTTAATGTCATTTCTTTTACACCTGCTGCTAACATCGTTAAGACGTTATGCGGTTTTACAGAAGTGATTAAATCTAAATTTGAACCTGATTTTAAGAATTTCGGTGAGAAACCTGCAAATGGTCCAAATAGCAATGCTTTTTTATTGTTAATAAAACGTGTGTCAAGATGCGGAACAGACATTGGTGGCGCACCAACTTTTGCTTTTCCGTATACTTTTGCATGGTGTTTTTCCACAATTTCTTGATTGTTACATACTAACCAAAGACCACTAACTGGGAATCCTCCGATATGTTTTCCTTCTGGGATAGCAGATTTTTGTAGTAAGTGAAGACTACCACCACCAGCTCCAAGGAATACGAATTTCGCATTATGTGTTTCCACTTGGCCATTAGCTAAATTTTTCACTGTCACATTCCATGATCCGTCACTTGCACGTTTCACGTTCGTTACGTTATGTTTATACGCAATCTCAACATTTTTTTCTGTTAAATGTTTAAATAAAATACGCGTTAAAGCACCAAAGTTAACATCTGTACCTGCGTCAGTTTTTGTTGCTGCAATCGGTTCGTTTGATGTACGGTCTTCCATCACAAGCGGAATCCACTCTTTTAGTTTTTCTGGATCCTCAGAAAACTCCATCCCTTGGAATAAAGGATTGTTTGATA
The genomic region above belongs to Massilibacterium senegalense and contains:
- a CDS encoding malate:quinone oxidoreductase; the encoded protein is MSNGQNKTDVILVGAGIMSATLGTFLKELVPEWDIKVFEKLDTAGDESSNEWNNAGTGHSALCELNYTPQKPDGSIDIKKAINVNEQFQLSLQFWSYLVKNNLISNPEDFVRPLPHMSLVHGEENVEFLKKRFEALSNNPLFQGMEFSEDPEKLKEWIPLVMEDRTSNEPIAATKTDAGTDVNFGALTRILFKHLTEKNVEIAYKHNVTNVKRASDGSWNVTVKNLANGQVETHNAKFVFLGAGGGSLHLLQKSAIPEGKHIGGFPVSGLWLVCNNQEIVEKHHAKVYGKAKVGAPPMSVPHLDTRFINNKKALLFGPFAGFSPKFLKSGSNLDLITSVKPHNVLTMLAAGVKEMTLTKYLIQQLMLSKEQRVEELREFIPNAKAEDWEIVIAGQRVQVIKDTEAGGKGTLQFGTEVVTAADGSIAALLGASPGASTATSVMLQVIKKCFPERMKEWEPKIKEMVPSFGISLMENPELLEKVHTAATEMLGIHLIESKQTAN